The Strix aluco isolate bStrAlu1 chromosome 21, bStrAlu1.hap1, whole genome shotgun sequence sequence GGTTGTCTTTAACCAAACAAGGTTCGCTGATTTGCCACAAGCGCGGTCTGGCTCTCCCGcctctttgctttcttgttttgctgCCTGATTTTCCAGCACACTGCACTAGAAGCCAGCAAAAGGAGTCCTGATGACAAGAGGACTAATCCAAACACTGAGATGATCGATCCATGGGAATTGAAGCTGTATGCCACAGCAGTAACCACAATGCCGGCTATGAGGATAACCACACCGAAGGGAATGGTACAGCGGTAACAGGAGAGTTCTGCTCCCCCTGTTGCTGCAGTCAGCTGGCATTCACTGACGAGAGGGATGGTGGTTATCACACAGTCATTGTTATTACTCTTCTCCGTGGTTACAGAATCAGGATGCTTTGGAGCGCCCAGAATCTCTTTAATAGGTTCGTTTGTCATCTTGATTGTCTTGACTTCGTCAGTTCTTAGGCTAGAGCAGGCTCTGCTGAACACACATTGCGCTGTGGAGAGAAGAGCGTGAGTTCAATACGAAACGTTACCGTTATGTGACAAATGGGT is a genomic window containing:
- the TMEM100 gene encoding transmembrane protein 100; this translates as MTNEPIKEILGAPKHPDSVTTEKSNNNDCVITTIPLVSECQLTAATGGAELSCYRCTIPFGVVILIAGIVVTAVAYSFNSHGSIISVFGLVLLSSGLLLLASSAVCWKIRQQNKKAKRRESQTALVANQRTLFG